One window of Diabrotica undecimpunctata isolate CICGRU chromosome 8, icDiaUnde3, whole genome shotgun sequence genomic DNA carries:
- the LOC140449025 gene encoding uncharacterized protein: MDRFGLQSSNTNDEISRYQVGRYVYCNEAIWRIFAFPIHERHPTVIHLAVHLENGQRVYFTASNATQRAKTPPATTLASFFAICQSEQFARTLLYSEMPRYYIWNASSKNFQRRKQGDAVPGYPDVRSTDALGRMYTVHPKNDECFYLRLLLVNVRGPTSFETNYELLMV; the protein is encoded by the coding sequence ATGGATAGGTTTGGATTGCAATCCTCAAATACCAACGATGAAATTTCACGCTATCAAGTTGGTCGTTATGTGTACTGTAATGAAGCGATTTGGCGTATATTCGCATTTCCAATTCACGAACGTCATCCTACTGTTATACATTTGGCGGTGCATCTGGAGAATGGTCAACGAGTATATTTCACGGCTTCGAATGCTACGCAACGTGCTAAAACACCTCCAGCAACTACATTGGCCAGTTTTTTTGCAATCTGCCAAAGCGAACAGTTTGCACGAACTTTGCTTTACTCGGAGATGCCACGTTATTATATTTGGAATGCTTCATCCAAGAATTTTCAAAGACGGAAGCAAGGTGATGCGGTTCCTGGGTATCCAGATGTGCGTTCTACTGATGCTCTTGGTCGTATGTATACAGTTCATCCAAAGAATGATGAATGTTTCTATTTGCGGTTGTTGCTGGTAAATGTGCGTGGGCCAACTTCATTTGAGACGAACTACGAACTGTTAATGGTGTAA